In Mytilus trossulus isolate FHL-02 chromosome 14, PNRI_Mtr1.1.1.hap1, whole genome shotgun sequence, a genomic segment contains:
- the LOC134696092 gene encoding cyclic nucleotide-binding domain-containing protein 2-like, producing the protein MEGDTTKKNADPPETDLDYYSRPENYEGSNLTNIKRFNFAKQKEDKAKLDALKGKKKKKDGFDLFKRYRHILKGYLDADIEPDEPDTSDDEGEESSSKKIKFIAEEDYKSEKSDIEKPKTSESTKKEEKLEIKLESFDSCEIPINTPDTPTDSGYRTGTGTIGKERSLSVTPVDISGSQSCISGRKSASGRSSVSLKGNLLSRELRARQAKENWRKYTRFIIMVHKLSSAAGQGDTDMGMKTFTDIASEAESSALKSSGLSFDPNYFKAKKEINISNEVKNILSLPSDQRSPEQIQTAMFGLQSLRSFAEYPLHMQEKLASVAWFELVPPKRIIIRQGHFAENFYFILSGQAVVTLLLTNPKTGASFVKTATIMRKGMSFGELALLHHSRRTATVTSQGTVQLLTIGRADFFDIFMSGAGPDDIPDHIKFISQCDFMKDWPIENLLEHPEKCLLHFFKRNVVIVKDSTFNEWIYVVKSGFCQVLKQLKGVTPRLGFNTRQNADKDPSIPKLPGLIKEAKVDTGLRRKRRSKSAPVKEENEENSPPMEEHKAPEAHTFSKDQYSKNPTTLKAHFAVKRPKQNYVIPEKCRPPKPVPEPKEISTGKLPAVYVQVEALKPRDAFGLETIEFDTDSERTNTVVSLVSRGAECIMLSKEFFMKHANEKVKKLIRHQVQPYPEDEAFQNNLQIKSDWQLYRHSLITTLTSNL; encoded by the exons atggaaggtgacacaacaaagaaaaacgcCGATCCTCCAGAAACGGATCTTGATTATTATTCTAGACCCGAAAATTATGAAGGAagtaatttaacaaatataaaacggTTTAATTTTGCGAAACAAAAGGAAGACAAGGCAAAACTTGATGCGTTAAAGGgtaagaaaaagaagaaagatggttttgacctttttaaaaGGTACCGTCATATTTTAAAAGGATATTTAGATGCTGACATCGAGCCAGATGAACCCGATACAAGCGACGATGAAGGGGAGGAATCTAgttccaaaaaaatcaaattcatcGCGGAGGAAGATTACAAGTCTGAAAAATCGGATAttgaaaaaccaaaaacaaGTGAATCGACTAAAAAGGAAGAAAAACTGGAAATAAAGTTAGAAAGTTTTGATTCATGTGAAATACCAATAAATACTCCTGATACGCCGACGGACTCTGGATACCGTACTGGCACTGGGACAATAGGGAAGGAACGTTCACTATCTGTTACGCCAGTGGATATCAGTGGGAGCCAGTCATGTATTAGTGGTAGGAAAAGTGCATCTGGTAGATCTTCTGTGTCATTGAAGGGAAACCTGTTATCCAGGGAGCTCAGAGCTAGACAG GCTAAAGAAAATTGGCGAAAATATACACGATTCATCATTATGGTTCATAAACTCTCCTCAGCAGCGGGCCAAGG tGATACTGATATGGGTATGAAAACATTTACAGATATAGCAAGTGAGGCAGAATCGTCAGCTTTAAAGAGTTcaggtctttcatttgatcctAACTACTTTAAAGCTAAAAAAGAG ATAAATATCAGTAATGAAGTGAAAAATATTCTTAGTCTTCCATCAGATCAAAGATCTCCAGAACAAATCCAAACG GCAATGTTTGGACTACAAAGTCTTCGATCGTTTGCTGAATATCCACTTCATATGCAAGAAAAGCTGGCGTCAGTAGCCTGGTTCGAATT AGTACCACCAAAAAGGATTATAATTCGTCAGGGACATTTTGcagaaaacttttattttattctttccGGACAAG CTGTTGTCACATTACTTCTTACAAACCCTAAAACTGGTGCTTCCTTTGTCAAAACAGCAACAATAATGAGAAAAGGAATGAGCTTTGGA GAACTTGCCTTGTTACATCACTCCAGACGTACAGCTACAGTAACTAGTCAAGGAACTGTACAGTTACTTACCATTGGACGAGCAgatttctttgatatttttatgagTGGAGCGGGACCCGACGATATTCCTGATCACATTAAGTTTATAAG TCAGTGCGACTTTATGAAAGACTGGCCTATTGAAAATTTATTGGAACATCCAGAAAAATGTTTGTTACACTTTTTCAA acgaAATGTTGTTATTGTGAAAGACAGCACTTTTAACGAATGGATATATGTTGTAAAATCG GGGTTCTGCCAAGTTCTAAAACAGCTCAAAGGTGTAACACCTAGACTTGGATTTAACACTAGACAAAATGCAGACAAAGATCCGTCGATACCAAAATTGCCAGGGTTAATCAAAG aagCAAAGGTTGATACTGGCCTCAGAAGAAAACGACGATCAAAATCTGCTCCAGTGAAAGAAGAG AATGAAGAAAACAGTCCACCAATGGAGGAACATAAGGCACCGGAAGCACATACATTTTCAAAAGATCAATACTCAAAGAATCCCACCACTTTAAAAGctcatttt GCAGTGAAAAGACCAAAACAGAACTACGTCATACCAGAGAAATGCAGGCCTCCAAAACCTGTACCAGAACCGAAAGAAATATCAACAGGAAAACTGCCAGCAGTATATGTTCAAGTTGAAGCTCTTAAACCAAGAGATGCATTT GGTTTAGAAACTATAGAATTTGATACTGATTCAGAAAGGACAAATACAGTTGTTAGCTTG gtAAGCCGTGGTGCTGAATGCATTATGCTATCTAAagaatttttcatgaaacatgcaAACGAAAAGGTGAAGAAGTTGATTCGACATCAGGTTCAGCCTTATCCTGAAGATGAAGCATTTCAGAATAACCTGCAGATAAAATCAGATTGGCAATTGTACAGACATTCATTAATCACAACACTGACTAGCAATCTATGA